Proteins from a genomic interval of Lolium perenne isolate Kyuss_39 chromosome 1, Kyuss_2.0, whole genome shotgun sequence:
- the LOC127295647 gene encoding uncharacterized protein, with the protein MPYPAAGAAVGTHHPLQYEPPLGPAAYSPRGGDSSSAWELRPWSPVPAESLAPERAAAARPPRHECYWWPASFSSNAPPGGDSSSTWDKGERPRSPLPADPFAEYYDKLAGYFVEAARRLPLAQIPYLAHCIRLKGLAIGFADPVTNILLTTIDAFAHTEKYMIYPVDRTAIELTKHKITFADGARSSWVALNRFMVCYFRYLTGTQADLLLHKAGYDLRVAIEAVELHIAGPNYSELLQDSARTKTAFEDAAYPRCSAPNLLRLMTSSYSRSMVEPILEDLRRGGELTADCVYKLCTLLRRPWSSPPPRPPPPIPGTFRDRSGGATLIFSFGDDSFVTTRISKDGVATATVSSSSPTYAGCLEDTTNLVSMFPIHSGRLVSHTETLESPEFLPFLKSQLLDMIHGVYLKAIAILPARALREGHLLHSLVTAGHCYGPLDPVSNIVVNTIWYDATFPLSIASKVGAMDILDARSMHRIESRSIDGLVAYLRRSPSIDEQHAVTILCRNRLDNPILDLSNMRDVALAAKHPQPAAFGEFLEHVSIQELYNQYCLSRVQGNPDSAFEVLKTALLQETSQTTRVASRLKRCAHHMDASAALERSFFMSQQDHFRRVLETLLIGYGYTNPLVPLYNLGVICGVTRQRNYSCTDVYHANFLASSDGGSSWKLFFAEFWNQPDERIEESKRPFCCPIPDYHEYPGRCVVCENGSCIIVHPQSRKYYMGNSSLPFPILGHLGADTSEKLDFDVIYPSL; encoded by the exons atgccgtatcctgccgccggcgccgccgtcgGCACTCACCACCCTCTCCAATATGAGCCGCCCTTGGGGCCTGCTGCCTACTCTCCGCGCGGGGGAGACTCCTCCTCCGCCTGGGAGTTGCGGCCTTGGTCTCCTGTGCCCGCGGAGTCCCTCGCGCCGGAgagagccgccgccgcccgccctccCCGTCATGAGTGCTACTGGTGGCCTGCTTCCTTCAGCAGCAATGCTCCGCCTGGGGGAGACTCCTCCTCCACCTGGGACAAGGGTGAGAGGCCTCGGTCTCCCCTGCCGGCGGATCCTTTCGCGGAGTACTACGACAAGCTGGCCGGGTACTTTGTGGAGGCGGCCCGCCGCCTCCCCCTCGCTCAAATCCCCTACCTCGCCCACTGCATCAGACTGAAGGGTCTCGCCATCGGCTTCGCCGACCCCGTCACCAACATCCTCCTCACCACCATCGACGCTTTCGCCCACACCGAGAAGTACATGATCTATCCGGTGGACCGCACAGCCATTGAGCTAACAAAACACAAGATTACCTTCGCTGATGGCGCTCGCAGCTCCTGGGTGGCTCTAAACAGATTCATGGTCTGCTATTTTCGGTACCTCACGGGGACTCAAGCCGACCTTCTCCTCCACAAGGCTGGCTATGATCTCCGCGTTGCCATTGAAGCTGTTGAACTTCATATTGCTGGCCCAAATTATTCTGAGCTGCTCCAGGATTCTGCCAGGACCAAGACAGCATTTGAGGACGCCGCTTACCCACGGTGTTCTGCGCCCAACCTCTTGCGTCTAATGACGTCGAGTTACAGCCGTTCCATGGTCGAGCCCATCCTAGAAGATTTGCGCCGAGGGGGGGAGCTCACAGCTGACTGTGTCTACAAGCTCTGCACGTTGCTGCGCCGTCCATGGTCGTCGCCACCGCCACGCCCCCCTCCTCCTATTCCTGGAACTTTTCGGGACAGGAGCGGCGGTGCCACCTTGATCTTCTCCTTCGGAGATGATTCTTTTGTCACAACTCGCATCTCAAAGGACGGTGTTGCCACAGCCACCGTCAGCTCATCTAGTCCGACTTATGCTGGTTGCTTGGAAGACACAACCAACCTGGTAAGTATGTTCCCTATCCACAGTGGGAGACTTGTCAGCCACACAGAGACCTTGGAGAGCCCAGAATTTCTGCCGTTTCTCAAGTCGCAGCTACTTGATATGATCCATGGGGTGTATCTAAAGGCCATTGCTATACTACCAGCTCGTGCTCTACGTGAGGGCCACCTCCTCCACTCTCTAGTAACAGCTGGTCACTGTTACGGACCGTTGGACCCTGTGTCCAATATTGTCGTCAACACAATCTGGTATGATGCTACCTTTCCGTTGTCTATCGCTTCCAAGGTTGGAGCAATGGATATCCTTGACGCCCGCTCAATGCACCGCATTGAATCCCGTTCAATCGACGGCCTGGTTGCCTACCTCCGCAGATCCCCCTCAATAGATGAGCAACATGCCGTGACAATCCTCTGCAGAAATCGCTTGGACAACCCAATCTTGGACTTATCCAATATGCGTGATGTGGCACTGGCCGCGAAACATCCCCAGCCTGCTGCCTTTGGAGAATTTCTCGAGCACGTGTCCATTCAAGAGTTATACAACCAGTACTGCCTTTCTAGGGTCCAGGGGAATCCAGATTCTGCTTTCGAGGTGCTCAAGACGGCTCTACTCCAGGAAACAAGTCAAACAACACGTGTTGCATCACGATTGAAAAGATGCGCTCATCATATGGATGCATCAGCTGCTTTGGAGCGGTCGTTCTTCATGTCTCAACAAGATCATTTTCGTAGGGTGTTGGAAACGTTGCTGATTGGCTATGGCTACACTAATCCCCTG GTACCACTATACAATCTCGGTGTCATCTGTGGAGTGACGAGACAGAGAAACTACAGCTGCACGGATGTTTACCATGCCAATTTTTTGGCTAGCTCAGATGGTGGATCATCGTGGAAGCTGTTCTTCGCTGAATTCTGGAACCAACCAGATGAGAGAATTGAAGAATCAAAAAGGCCTTTTTGCTGCCCTATACCGGATTACCACGAATATCCTG GTCGCTGCGTCGTTTGCGAGAATGGTTCGTGCATCATCGTGCATCCACAATCGCGCAAGTATTACATGGGAAACTCTTCACTTCCATTTCCGATACTAGGCCACCTCGGGGCTGATACAAGTGAGAAATTGGACTTTGACGTAATTTACCCAAGTCTATAG